From a region of the Babylonia areolata isolate BAREFJ2019XMU chromosome 25, ASM4173473v1, whole genome shotgun sequence genome:
- the LOC143299990 gene encoding uncharacterized protein LOC143299990, with translation MNSVEFLLLISVWALVCCDGCRGGDSAQCTASRLYDADLNKFVSHHTPCSSGCCGTYPAQYCCQVSVEAVVGGLVGAVAGLGLLVLLVCCCVKKFGAHSARSVRPSPGPEGEGVGGGGSYPEGAGGPHHPYYHRPRTPHWTNINVVYAGYGRFSPGAAFAWGPLRRVTPIKPPEYQATENPPPPYSPSPTPGPSTHPPPPFPFCLPGQSGDHPLAPLHLPLPLTTTTSLPGEAGPSSVNITPGDSSSSPGNGSPGLRSPSSNPTAPLPSGEDSPSGSENPPDDSPSVGSHHQAVDTGEPGTDDDAPPGYTPPLPGSLVIYPPGYSDGSLPGGMGGDYGPGALRVGGEEEFGPPGGVYGAGFPPDSDTFEDSEEDSEEQGYYS, from the exons ATGAATTCTGTGGAGTTTCTGCTTCTCATCAGCGTTTGGGCTTTGGTGTGCTGTGACG ggtgtcGTGGCGGGGACAGCGCCCAGTGCACGGCCAGCCGGCTGTATGACGCGGACCTGAACAAGTTTGTCAGTCACCACACACCCTGCTCCTCGGGCTGCTGTGGGACCTACCCCGCCCAGTACTGCTGTCAGGTCAG TGTGGAGGCAGTGGTGGGGGGCCTGGTGGGGGCCGTGGCAGGCCTGGGCCTCCTGGTGCTGCTGGTCTGCTGCTGTGTCAAGAAGTTCGGAGCCCACTCGGCCCGCTCCGTGAGACCCTCGCCCGggccggagggggagggggtggggggaggaggaagctaccccgagggggcggggggaccccaccacccctactaccaccGGCCGCGCACCCCCCACTGGACCAACATCAACGTGGTGTATGCTGGCTATG GACGATTCAGCCCAGGCGCGGCCTTCGCGTGGGGTCCGCTGCGCCGTGTGACGCCCATCAAGCCTCCAGAGTACCAGGCCACGGAGaaccctcctccaccctactccccctcccccacaccaggcccctccacccacccccctcctcccttccccttctgccTGCCCGGCCAGTCCGGggaccaccccctcgcccccctccacctgcctctccctctaaccaccaccaccagtctccCCGGGGAAGCCGGTCCCTCCAGTGTGAACATCACCCCGGgtgactcctcctcctctccaggCAACGGCTCACCGGGcctccgctccccctcctccaatcccacagcccccctcccctcaggcGAAGACAGCCCTTCGGGAAGTGAAAACCCTCCGGATGACAGTCCTTCAGTGGGGAGCCACCATCAGGCCGTTGACACCGGGGAGCCCGGCACAGATGACGACGCACCGCCAGGCTACACCCCACCTCTGCCTGGCTCCCTGGTCATTTATCCCCCCGGCTACAGCGACGGCAGTCTGccaggagggatggggggtgactATGGTCCCGGCGCCCtgcgggtgggaggggaggaggagttcGGTCCACCTGGTGGGGTCTACGGCGCCGGGTTTCCTCCGGACAGCGACACCTTTGAGGACAGCGAGGAGGATTCCGAAGAGCAGGGATATTATTCGTAA
- the LOC143299391 gene encoding uncharacterized protein LOC143299391 — translation MSWVVVVSVGALVVSSMCSGEGDGGCPEDVLSSASRCLPSGLSHGLINNLTAVRLKCREGVFKRTAQCLSGLEASCRDHPEDVGLLQHLVDLRAWRTAWNTLCTHLADLEENYSCWTVTSQRSSICVATKMAELWVHVQTARDVRLSAALVSSSSSSSSSASSSSSQVSRKRAVNAVVLSSLKAFCNISREILRCFHSTLYDACPLGTARLLEDTYLAFQPPLCKRQHRTVSEDAGGRPVDEEPDKQDDRETTVNPSVTSLATIPTPRHKKMLVTSMFAVLEMVLVFV, via the exons GTGAGGGTGATGGGGGTTGCCCTGAAGACGTCCTGTCGTCTGCTTCCCGCTGTCTACCTTCCGGCCTGAGCCACGGGCTGATCAACAACCTGACTGCAGTCAGACTGAAGTGCAG GGAGGGGGTGTTTAAGCGGACAGCGCAGTGTCTGTCAGGACTGGAGGCCTCGTGCCGGGATCACCCTGAGGACGTCGGCCTCCTGCAGCACCTGGTGGACCTGCGGGCCTGGCGCACAGCATGGAACACCCTCTGTACACACCTGGCCG ATCTAGAGGAGAACTACTCCTGCTGGACAGTGACGTCACAGCGCTCCTCGATCTGTGTGGCAACCAAGATGGCGGAGCTGTGGGTGCACGTGCAGACAGCTAGAGACGTCAGGCTGTCTGCAGCTTtggtgtcatcatcgtcatcatcatcgtcgtcggcatcgtcatcgtcatcccaAGTCAGCAGGAAGAGGGCGGTGAACGCAGTGGTGCTGTCCAGTCTGAAGGCATTCtgcaa TATCTCCAGAGAGATCCTCCGCTGTTTCCACTCCACGCTGTACGACGCGTGCCCTCTTGGGACGGCCCGCTTACTGGAGGACACCTATCTGGCCTTTCAACCACCGCTCTGTAAACGTCAGCACCGCACGGTGTCGGAGGACGCAGGAGGACGACCAGTGGACGAGGAGCCCGATAAGCAAGACGACCGAGAGACCACAGTGAACCCCTCAGTGACGTCACTTGCAACCATCCCCACACCGCGTCACAAGAAAATGCTCGTCACTTCGATGTTCGCTGTGTTGGAGATGGTGTTGGTCTTTGTGTAG